The following proteins come from a genomic window of Clupea harengus chromosome 22, Ch_v2.0.2, whole genome shotgun sequence:
- the klhl6 gene encoding kelch-like protein 6: MEKSPACSPLRPEGASGPEVGVGMLENSTQEEQHGRLLFDDSGLPVQLQSSLESLRLESSLTDVTLRIQGVDFPCHRVVLAAASQYFKAMFCSDLREKHEDKINIKGLDAETMAILLNYTYTSKALITQHTVQKILEAASLFQFTRMVDACANFLKEALHPDNCVGILHLADTHSLTSLKACVQAYIIQRFTLVVAHDEFLELAEDVLVGLLQTDDLAVSEEELVFTVTMRWVRAREAERAPSLPRVLRHVRLPLLDPCYFVEMVEGDPLIRGCEALFPLLQEARAYHLSGNEVISERTKPRMHEFQSEVFMIIGGCTKDEKFVSEVTCLDPLRRSRLEVAKLPMTEMETETDNKKWVEFACVTFRNEVYITGGKETQQEAWKYNASLNKWIQTEYMSHGRWRHKMAVVGGKVYVLGGFDGVQRLRSVEAYDPFHNCWTETAPLTLCVSSFSATSYAKCIYVIGGGPNGKLATDSMQCYNSISNEWTIKSPMPVEAKCTNAVTFKDFIYVVGGAMKALYAYSPKEDSWSLMTTLTCERASCGISACNNKLFITGGRDDKNEVIATVLCWNPQTQQLTEECVLPRGVSHHGSVTLRKSYTHIRRITAGLSPT, encoded by the exons ATGGAGAAGAGCCCTGCCTGCTCCCCCCTCCGACCCGAAGGGGCAAGTGGCCCAGAAGTAGGGGTGGGGATGTTGGAGAACTCCACACAGGAAGAGCAGCACGGAAGGCTCTTGTTTGACGACTCTGGACTCCCCGTGCAGCTCCAGAGCAGTCTGGAGTCTCTGAGGTTGGAGAGCTCTCTGACAGACGTGACGCTCCGAATCCAAGGAGTGGACTTCCCCTGCCATCGAGTTGTGCTGGCTGCCGCCAGTCAGTACTTCAA AGCCATGTTCTGTAGTGacctgagagagaaacatgaagaCAAAATCAATATTAAAGGGCTTGATGCAGAGACCATGGCAATCCTGCTAAATTACACCTACACAAGCAAGGCCCTCATTACTCAGCACACCGTACAGAAAATTCTGGAAGCTGCCAGCCTGTTTCAG TTCACTCGCATGGTAGACGCTTGTGCCAACTTCCTGAAGGAGGCCCTTCACCCAGACAACTGTGTGGGGATCCTGCACTTGGCAGACACTCACTCGCTGACCAGCCTGAAGGCATGCGTCCAGGCCTACATTATCCAAAGGTTCACCCTGGTGGTGGCCCATGACGAGTTTCTGGAGTTGGCCGAGGACGTGCTCGTGGGCCTCCTGCAGACGGACGACCTGGCCGTGTCAGAGGAGGAGCTAGTCTTCACGGTCACCATGCGCTGGGTCAGGGCGCGGGAGGCCGAGAGGGCCCCCTCCTTGCCGCGGGTGCTCAGGCATGTGCGGCTGCCCCTGCTGGACCCCTGCTACTTTGTGGAGATGGTGGAAGGAGATCCGCTGATCCGTGGGTGTGAGGCGCTGTTCCCACTGCTGCAGGAGGCGCGAGCCTATCACCTGTCTGGGAATGAG GTTATCTCAGAGCGCACTAAGCCCAGAATGCACGAGTTCCAGTCGGAGGTGTTCATGATCATTGGGGGCTGCACCAAGGATGAGAAGTTTGTGTCTGAGGTCACGTGTCTCGATCCCCTACGGAGGAGTCGTCTGGAAGTGGCCAAACTGCCCATGAccgagatggagacagagactgaCAATAAGAAATGGGTGGAATTTGCCTGTGTGACTTTCAGGAATGAAGTCTATATAACTG GCGGGAAGGAGACTCAGCAGGAGGCGTGGAAGTACAACGCTTCCCTCAACAAATGGATACAGACTGAATACATGAGCCACGGTCGCTGGAGACACAAAATGGCAGTTGTGGGTGGAAAGGTTTACGTTTTGGGAGGTTTTGATGGAGTCCAAAGACTGAGAAGTGTGGAAGCATACGACCCCTTTCACAACTGCTGGACTGAG aCAGCCCCGCTCACCCTCTGTGTCAGTTCCTTCTCTGCTACCAGTTATGCCAAGTGCATATATGTCATTGGAGGAGGTCCCAATGGGAAACTTGCCACAGACAGCATGCAGTGTTACAACTCGATCTCAAATGAATGGACCATCAAGAGTCCAATGCCTGTGGAGGCCAAGTGCACCAACGCCGTCACCTTCAAAGACTTCATATATGTTGTCG GTGGCGCTATGAAAGCACTGTATGCTTACAGCCCGAAAGAGGACTCGTGGAGCCTGATGACCACGCTGACTTGCGAGAGGGCCAGCTGCGGCATCTCAGCCTGTAACAACAAGCTCTTCATTACCGGAGGCCGAGACGACAAAAATGAGGTCATTGCCACGGTGCTGTGCTGGAACCCTCAGACTCAGCAGCTGACCGAGGAGTGCGTGCTTCCCCGCGGAGTCTCTCACCACGGCAGCGTGACCCTGAGGAAGTCCTACACTCACATACGGAGGATAACAGCCGGCCTGTCCCCTACCTAA